From the genome of Bactrocera oleae isolate idBacOlea1 chromosome 2, idBacOlea1, whole genome shotgun sequence, one region includes:
- the LOC106620513 gene encoding UDP-glycosyltransferase UGT5 translates to MHLLSVILMVTALLCTANVQAYRFLGILHTGARSHHIVGSSLFKELARRGHQVTVISPFPLKKPLENYVDIETPRIKAVMESSAAFLLQISERSVIENVRNFHEMGLNMSRTFLEEDNVKALLASNQTFDAVICEIFLSEALYGLSEHYNVPLIGLGTFGAHPWNTDMVGSPSPPSYVASAMLPFNDRMTLWQRVGNFAYNIFERLLLDLYYLPKQAAIYKEFFPHNKRDMYEVRRNAALVLLNQHVSLSFPRPYVHNQIEVGGMHINRKRSPLPVDLERFINESKHGVIYFSMGSNLRSKFLPLEKRKAILETFRGLKQRILWKFEDPQLEGKPDNVYISEWFPQDDILAHPNVKIFITHGGLLSTTESIYHGKPFIGIPIFGDQFLNMNRAEAGGYGISVDYTNFTKEKFKVAIERMLNDDSYAKRLAAISAIYRDQPINPLDLAAYWVEYVVRHKGAKHLHCAGQDLSFIQYHSIDSMLILFGGLALAILLTMLLIRLIWGWLQFALARKDIKEKTH, encoded by the exons atgcatttactAAGTGTCATATTAATGGTCACAGCTCTGCTGTGTACCGCCAATGTGCAGGCCTACCGCTTCTTGGGCATTCTGCATACCGGCGCCAGATCGCATCACATCGTCGGCTCATCGCTGTTCAAGGAGCTGGCGCGTAGAGGTCACCAGGTTACTGTCATTTCACCATTTCCACtaaagaagccgctggagaattATGTCGACATAGAAACACCTAGAATAAAGGCAGTCATGGAGA GCTCCGCAGCTTTTCTTCTGCAAATTAGTGAGCGGAGTGTTATAGAGAATGTGCGGAATTTCCATGAAATGGGTCTTAATATGTCGCGCACATTTCTGGAAGAAGACAATGTTAAAGCACTACTTGCTAGTAATCAGACCTTCGATGCAgttatttgtgaaatatttctCTCTGAAGCGCTATATGGTCTAAGTGAACATTACAATGTGCCACTAATAGGTTTAGGCACATTTGGCGCACATCCCTGGAACACAGATATG gtcGGTTCACCCAGCCCCCCTTCATACGTAGCAAGCGCTATGTTGCCATTCAATGATCGCATGACGCTGTGGCAACGTGTGGGCAactttgcatataatatattcgaaCGTTTGTTGCTCGATCTATATTATTTGCCGAAACAAGCAGCGATTTATAAGGAATTCTTTCCGCACAATAAGCGTGATATGTACGAGGTGCGTCGCAACGCTGCATTAGTGCTGCTCAATCAGCACGTGTCGCTCAGTTTTCCACGTCCATATGTCCATAATCAGATCGAAGTTGGAGGCATGCACATTAATCGAAAACGCTCACCACTACCTGTCGATTTGGAACGATTTATCAATGAATCGAAACATGGAGTCATCTATTTCTCAATGGGTTCCAACCTGCGTAGCAAATTTTTGCCTTTGGAAAAACGTAAGGCAATACTTGAAACATTCCGTGGCTTAAAACAGCGTATACTATGGAAATTCGAAGATCCGCAACTCGAGGGCAAGCCggataatgtatatataagtgaatggtTTCCACAGGACGATATTTTGGCACACCCGAATGTGAAAATCTTCATTACACATGGCGGTTTACTCAGCACCACAGAGTCCATTTATCATGGCAAACCTTTTATTGGCATACCGATCTTCGGCGATCAGTTTCTCAATATGAATCGTGCCGAAGCTGGCGGTTATGGCATAAGTGTGGATTACACTAATTTCACGAAAGAGAAATTCAAAGTCGCTATTGAACGTATGTTGAATGATGACAGTTATGCGAAGCGTTTGGCGGCTATTTCAGCGATTTATCGCGATCAACCAATAAATCCGTTGGACTTGGCTGCCTATTGGGTAGAATATGTGGTGAGACATAAGGGAGCCAAGCACTTACATTGCGCCGGACAGGATTTGAGTTTCATACAATATCATAGTATAGATAGCATGCTGATCTTATTTGGTGGTCTGGCTTTAGCAATTCTGCTGACCATGTTGCTGATACGTTTAATATGGGGTTGGTTGCAATTTGCGCTTGCTCGAAAGGATATCAAGGAGAAGACACACTAA